ggatatttaaatgatatttatttattttaacaagatAATGTGCACAATGAATGGCCAAACAAGAGATTTAAAGCTAGAGAACATTCTGTTCTAGCAAGCAAGGCGTAAATCTCGATAATCCCATACCAGAGCAGATTATACTTTTAAAACTGGACATTTCCCAAATACTTTTTCCTACTTttcaaagagaaaagggaaacaaaagCAAACAAGTGGCTATCAACATAAGatagaaaagtaaaataatttggtAGTAGAGCCATTCctctgcatactgtatatgaaagatACAAACCCAACTTTTAACATCAGACCTcaaattttattatgttttgcCAATTTTCCCTGCACTATTCTGAAGAAACTGGCATTAGCATAAAATATCTGATACAattgtattttgcaaagtttATCTATCTGCTACAAGCATGTGTCCAATTCCTTATTCAACGTACATGACTACCCCATAACTAcatagcagcatatttatatgaactatatttcatatttcagtgtTATCAGTCCTTTGAAGAATATGACCATTACAACGTTCAGTCTACTTTGTAGGGTTCAGTGCATACATCAAAAGGCTGCAGTTTTCCACTTGATAGATTCCAAATGTTCTGCATGCTTTTGAAACTGTAAATTTGGCATATTTTCACATGCCCTTTGAAAGTTTATGAACTTGCATGTCTTTACTCCTCAGCCCGAAGAATCTGATAGCAGAAAGGTCTCATATTGTTTCATCCAGATAGACAGTTTAAGTATTACTGtttgcctcattcattaaagaAATGTAAGGATGTTAAATGCCATGTCACGCTGAAGCTTATTGAGAAGATGAGGATTCATATTCTGTAAAATATGAGCAGATTGCTTGAGTTCTTTGGCTGTAATGGCTGCATAGCTGGGGAGTTTGCAGACGCTATCAATGTTGGAATTAGAATGCTCTTTATCTGGCAAAAGAGAGAATGAATATTCTGGCACTAGCTTTTGTCttataattttctttctttcctgatATGGATGACTTTATTTTCCCCCCGTTTTCAAAATTTCCTCCAATAGGCTGTATTGAGATTGATATTATTGCAAAGATTTCATGAAAACCAAAAATCCACTTTTTAGCAAACAAATCTATAACACTCAACAATATAATGAAATGATTGGTAGGTAGTCTTTTGATACACAACACAATTATTCCCAATTCAGGGCATAACTCTAATTTATAATCAATGGGAAGTATTAGGTAAAACTTAACAGTTATTAAGCCATTAtaaacaaccaaaaaaactgtTACCCACATCCATAAGTTTGAGAATGTACCCTTAAAAATTGGATTTACTGTAGAGAGTGGTGTACATAATTCAATTCAACCTGTAGACTCCAACTAAGTTGtgacactttatatttattaaggaGCCACTCAAGTTGATCTACCCAACCTAAAAGTGTTGTCACTAGTGGGGGCTACTCCACACCACTGTCCAACTATGTCAGCCTGCCCAACACATTTCACTTAGGCAGGGGCACAAGTGAAGCCAGGGAAGTAATTACTGCAAACATAGGTATATTAGTAGTTGCTAACTATAGCTAGAAAGAAAAAGTTTTCATTATATCCCATAATATGCTACTTAGccctctgaaaaaaattgtattttgggctctgtagctttacagaactttGTTAAATGTAGCTATTTTGTATAACAATCAACAATTAGAAAGctatatatatgttttactgtCAGTGACGTAACAATAGCAGAAGCAGGGGGGCCAGCAAACATTATTTCTCGTGTACATAAATTGAAGGAAAGACTGTAAGCAGttgcgtaactacagaggaagtagaccctgcagctgcaggggggcccaggaggtatagggccccaaaaggccttaattcatatccaatttcaataaatattgctaaaacaggtcaatctctagaaattttgggggcctgaaaaataatttgctgtggggcccagtaatatatagttaTGTCGCTGACTGTAAGCTCTTTAGGCCACATACTTTTAGGCCACATACTTCCTTCCAGTCTTGTCAAAAATTCTCAGCCCTTGCTTATTTGAATGGATTTATATAATTGCAAAGTTGTGCGTTTCAGTGTACTTCCAACAAGCAGGATATCTAAACAGAACTATTGAGATAAgtgaataataatgataatgacataacaatgTGATACTACAGACCAATAAACCACAGTAAGAACACAGTATTCACAAAAGTGATATTCTGATCTCTTTGTTTTGAATTACTACTCCAGAGTTCCAATGTTGGAGGACAGCACTGAACTGACCAAggattatttattgtaatatcatGGCTTACACAATGTTTCGGGTCACCAAGACCCAGAGAGGAAAATTAACACCTGCATTGTCACTCTTCCCATGATAGAGTTTTACTGAAATACTTCATTAAGAATGGTTGGTTGAGGCTTAATGAGGAATGCAAAGTAGTTAAAAGCAGGTAGCTGGTTGCTATTGGATATTAGATAAGGGCATACTCAAGACTTTTGTTACATTACCCAAAGAGCTATACATGTCCATGAAAATGGACACCCCTTCATCaggaatataattatttatttaacttttttttaatattccttaCCAGAACATTTATTGCAGAATTTGTGTTTGGCAATGCATCACGCAGAAATGCCAGACCATTAGTTCAATCAATTATTGCTTGTCGAAATGTCTATTCCCATTAGCCTTAGTtggttgttaaaaaaaacagtatcatTAGCCCATGttattactttaatacatttgattGAATATGTACTCCACAGTTATAAATATGACATGGAAAGAGGGTGTTGAGATACAGTATCTtccaaaattaacattttgtttcaCATTGCTCAGTCAATTTTATGCTTCTTGGAAAAAACAAAACCTGTAACCTCCTCCCCCATCCTTCCTAACAAAATGCTGGATCAGATCCTGCCAAACACAGTTCTATTTAGCAATATTATGTCCTTGGAGATGTTCAGTGTCTTTCTGACTGATAAGGTGTGTGGATTCCATTCTGACCTTGTCCTGAAAATGGTATGTCTTTTCATTGTTTTCTGGCATTTAACATGATATATTTTAGTTTGTAAgtgtaactttatttgtaaagcgctgctATGAGCCGCAGTGGTGTAttatgcataaaagtacaatacaaatgaaagtacaatataataaatatacacagtacacagtgctatgtggtaagagccaCAGTATGAAGGAGGTCCCTGCAccttagagcttacagtctaaatggatgAGCGGCtcacatacaggcacaaattggagggggaAAAGTacacaaggtaaaggcattgtccaaaAGGTACCAAAACGAGACTAATGTTTTAGTGCTCCGAAAGGTAGActcttttttcttgaagagattgagagaggattccttacagaGGAATATAGGGAttgaattccagaggtaaggagcagcaaaatagaaaagtttgagaaaaaaggtggcaatggatgtggatggtgtgaaaagaaggtggctctgagaggagcggagaagaTGGACAGGAACttacagtgagacaagtgaaaaaatgtagtgaggagcagaggagtgaagggctttgcaTGTTATCAGTaggattttatatgctatcctttgcttaacaggaagccatgataaggattttagatgAGGTTCCCTCTTGGAAGAGAACAGGAGGATCCTGGAAGTGGAGTTTAAGAtagattggaggggagagaggtgGGAGTTAGGAAGACCAGGTAGCAGGAGATTGGAACTCCAATctggaataattatatcttagtttgtatcaaatacaaggtactgttttattagtacagagaaaaaggaaataagttttataatttttttttataattatttgattataatggaatctatgggagattgcctacccgtaattcagagtttcctggataatgggtttctggaaaacaggccCATATCTGTATACCCATACCTAAGTGTCAGTATATTCAATGCATATAATTAACACAGATTACATAAAATGTCCAGTCCTTTAAATCATTCGTCTTCATATGCAAAATCACTTTACCATGTCCATAGAAGGCTTTTCAACTAGCTATATGCCTTATAGTAAGCTTTTCCCTTATGTTTATTTTCTAGCCAAGTAACATCCCATGGGGTGTTCTTACCCTGTCCTGGTGGCTTACAGTTCATTCATGTTTTGCTTGGAGTTGCCCTGTTAACTGCGATTGTTTTAGAAGTGTAAAGGTTTTTTGTACCAGTTCTGCAATCAAAAAAGTTCCCAGCAACATTTCAGTTGCTGTTACTGAACTTGTGTTTTTGGAAACTCACATAGACGTCATAGACAACACCACTTTCATGGGAAAAGATCGGTTGAAGAAATTGGTTTTTATAAGCAACAAGATTAAATCTGTAGAAGTAAAAGCACTACAATGGTTCCCTAAATTGACAGACCTGGAAATAACAGCCAATCCCTTATCAGAGATATGGCCAGGTACATTTGACAATCTGCCAGAACTTCTAAAACTAACCATCACCTTTAATGATATAAAGGAGTTTCCTTGTGATCTTCTTCAAAAGACACACAATTTACAAATCCTCACTTTTCAAGGAAATAACATTTCAACCCTCTGCAGTGGAATGTTTTCTTCTACCAAAAACCTAGTGGAACTCAGTCTTGACTCCAATGAAATCATGCAGCTTCCTGTGGACCTATTGAAACCTCTGCGAAAACTCAGGGTTCTGAAACTCAGCAACAACAAGCTATCCAAGCTCCCGGCAGGCATATTTGATTGCTTAAAAGAACTTTCTGAGCTATATTTAAATGGAAATGACTTAACCACAATTCCAAGGCATACTTTTGAGGAATTAACTTCTTTAAAGAAACTGATACTTATGACAAACTCCATTAAAATCCTATCTGATGGCATTTTTTCCACGTTGGTCAACCTTACCATACTGAGACTAGACGGGAATGAGCTTGAAAATCTTCCTGTTGGGATTTTTAATGAAACAACCAGCTTGCATATTCTATCAATGACTGAAAACAGACTACAGGCCATACCAGAAGGCATATTTTCTAGACTTCTCCATGTTAAAAATTTAGACTTGTCTAGCAACCTTGTGGAAAAGCTGCAAAATGATGTTTTTGATGGACTGCACTCTCTCACTCACCTTCACCTTAACAATAATAATCTAATGTTTATTGATAACAAAGTATTTAAAGATTTGCATAATCTTAAAATGCTTACTCTCTATCACAACAAGCTGACAACAATTATGGATGGGACTCTTGATCCCTTGTTTAACCTGGCATTCTTGGTCCTTCACAGTAATCCATGGTCATGTGACTGCTCATTTATGTATCTTCTAAAATGGATCAAAGACAACAACGATTTTACTCAGGTTTCTGAAATGCAATGCGCAAAGCCTCAGCATCTCCAGGAAAAAGCTATGTCACTGTTGAGAAAACAAGATCTTGGTTGTCCAACAAACATCAGAATTAATATACCGGAAATCCCATCCACTAATGGCCAAAAAGACATGAAGAACAGCCCTCTAAGCCCATGTTACTTAACCACAGATGGTGACTTGCATTTTACCTGTATGGTCATTGTTTGCAAAAGTATAAAGATCCATGTCTCTCTACAGCACGAATCAAATATAACTACCTTCACGCATGATTTCAGCAATGTTCAACCTCATTGCACTGAACTGAATTTCAACATTACTATTAGTTAGAAGGTCTTCTACTTTATTTCCTAAAGATCACTAGAAAGTTAGGACTCTTTCTGTTGAATGTTAACTGATGGAGTAAAGGTTATGAGAgggttttttaaaatggaagagaggaataaaatcatttttatcatcACTATTATCATCACTATTATCATCACTATTAGAAACTCATTGTTATCCAAGTCACATAGTACTACTAGTAACATATTTGCATCAGCTCTTGTGTTTATTTTAGCttattacatcccctttaacttgtTTGatagaggcttgataaagggcccagagaGGCCCAAAGCATTATCTTGTCTGTATCTACAATTGGAgccattaaatcatttttaaagcacTAATATCTATTGTTTGGACATTGCTTTTGATATATTATTTGATCTGTGGCAGGTTGAGTCTACTAACTGGTTGAGAACTCCATACATGAGTGGTATTGCACGCCCTCTAACTTGTTTTTGTTTATGCAaagatatgggatcttttatgTACACTGTCTATGCACTTCTACTATTTTTTTACTTGGACTTAGCATTCTATGATATTCTATGGCAGCAATCTTTTATAAAGCAGCAAGCAATTTTTATAATGTGCCTTCATTACACTATTTTTGGAATactcaataaaaaacaaatcttttctttttgtagAAGAATCCTTGACTTATGAAAACTGGCAACATTCCTTTTGCTGAAAATCCAATCTTTCTTCTGATAAATATGGTTGCCATGGTTTGCTAGATGCAAATATACGTATTGTGTGATCACAAAAGCAAGTTTCAGTGCTAGTAATATGCTTGGCTTGCAGAAACCTTCTCAATAAAACAAATACGTGCTCACATTACAGCTAAACAATTTTCTGCTTGGCCAGATATTCCTTGGCTAGGTCTGTCAGGAAGGGTTTTTTGCTTTTATGTTGACTGCCAAGAGCCCTGTAATATTATGCTATTGCTACAATTAAACTGCAAGCAATCTTGTGTTAAATGTGAAGCCTGAAAGCACACATTTAACCATTAAAATCGAATGGCAGCAAAGTATTCAATATCATAATAACATGAACAAAagacacaaacttttttttgggtaaaaagatTATGCTATGGGTCCTGTGTAACATTACGCCACTGGCTATTTTTGGGACAAGGAAATGTTCAAGACATGCAATCTGTCTCAGTGCTCTCTCTAGTTATTGTATAGCAGCTACATGAAAATGTTCActgtaagaaaatacatttaaaaaacagatttttacatgtaattatatatgtaaatataaagttattaatagaaattacactgtatatgtgttttttgCGGCAGATTAAAAGCTAAAAGACATGACCAATACACAATGTGCTCTCCTGACTGGTAGGCAATTGAAAATGTACGATACAACACTTTTTGGGATGATACTGGCAACAGCTTTATTAGTTACAAACAGTGCAACACCAGCTAATACAGTGGATAAAAATATAACAGTGAATAGTACACATGGACATAGAAATATACCTAACCAGAGAGCCCCTTGTCAGTCTACCTTTCCAAAAGTGCCTGGCAATGTCCTCTAGCCTCAAAACCCCCTGGCTCAGAGGGCACGCTATCCCCCCAAATCTCAAACACCAATAGCCGACTGCTCTCGAGCATCCATTTACAAGGGCCCAGTCCACCCTTCTGGGTATAGGCTGCCACCAATCTTACCAACCATGACGACCCACCTTAGGGATTCAACTACTGcccaacatataggggcagatgtatgaagggtcgaatatcgagggttaattaaccctcgatattcgactaggaactaaaatcgttcgacttcgaatatcgaagtcgaacgatttagcgcaaatcctgcgatcgaacgatcgaaggattattccttcgatcgaacgattaaatccttcgaatcgaacgattcgaaggattttaatccaacgatcgaaggaatatccttcgatcaaaaaatctcaggcaagcctatggggaccttccccataggctaacattgacttcggtagcttttagctgccgaagtagggggtcgaagtttttcttaaagagacagtacttcgactatcgaatggtcgaatagtcgaacgatttttagttcgaatcgttcgattcgtagtcgtagtcgaaggtcgaagtagcccaaaaaacacttcgaaattcgaagtttttttaattcgaatccttcactcgagcttcatgaatcggccccatacctTCTTATCCCACCAAATGACGGGCAGACTGACAAGAGTCCATGATGGCCTGGCTTGTAAATGCTTTattcaaatgttattaataggattAAAAAACAGGAAAGCTGGTATCTTGCTGTGGAAAATGTGGCAATCCAAGTCATCCCAACTCCACCAGCTAAATATGTGAGAACTGGTGTACCCACAGTAGTCATGTGTGGGTCAATAAAAGCTCAACCTGTACCCAGGTCGGGTACAGGTTGAGGTTGGTCTAAACCCACCCGACCCACGGGCCCCACTGGTATCgggtcagcccacacatcactaacccACAGCCCTCCAAGGCCACATGAGTAACAACTAGCAagacaaaaactaaaataatacagCCTCCCCATTTCTACAAAGGGTTAGTGGGGACCTTCCGTTTTGAAAACCAGTCTAAAATGGTGTCCTGCTCCTTCTCACCTCCAAACTCTAAATGGAGCCCAACAACTAACCCCAATGTTAACCCATCCCCACCTCTACACTACACAATGGACACTCCCATAGGCTGAGCAGAGTCATAAATTTCCTCTTCCATGCCCATGGCTGCCATCCATTCTTCACATTACCATCTGCTCATGCCAACTGATAGAGGAGTTCACCAGAGATCTCACTTTCAGGTATACCTAAATACAATCTAACATGGCTAgtttctttatgggggaaaagtgcaaagtgcaatgtcATTCTGCTCAAATACATGAGCTGCAAGAATAGGAAGTTGTTCAAATAAGGCACATGATACTTTcagtcattttatttttgattttaaaggagaactaacccctaaaaatgaatagggctaaaaatgctgaacttgttgcaccaacctaaagtttcagcttc
The genomic region above belongs to Xenopus laevis strain J_2021 chromosome 5L, Xenopus_laevis_v10.1, whole genome shotgun sequence and contains:
- the cpn2.2.L gene encoding carboxypeptidase N subunit 2 is translated as MLDQILPNTVLFSNIMSLEMFSVFLTDKVCGFHSDLVLKMPSNIPWGVLTLSWWLTVHSCFAWSCPVNCDCFRSVKVFCTSSAIKKVPSNISVAVTELVFLETHIDVIDNTTFMGKDRLKKLVFISNKIKSVEVKALQWFPKLTDLEITANPLSEIWPGTFDNLPELLKLTITFNDIKEFPCDLLQKTHNLQILTFQGNNISTLCSGMFSSTKNLVELSLDSNEIMQLPVDLLKPLRKLRVLKLSNNKLSKLPAGIFDCLKELSELYLNGNDLTTIPRHTFEELTSLKKLILMTNSIKILSDGIFSTLVNLTILRLDGNELENLPVGIFNETTSLHILSMTENRLQAIPEGIFSRLLHVKNLDLSSNLVEKLQNDVFDGLHSLTHLHLNNNNLMFIDNKVFKDLHNLKMLTLYHNKLTTIMDGTLDPLFNLAFLVLHSNPWSCDCSFMYLLKWIKDNNDFTQVSEMQCAKPQHLQEKAMSLLRKQDLGCPTNIRINIPEIPSTNGQKDMKNSPLSPCYLTTDGDLHFTCMVIVCKSIKIHVSLQHESNITTFTHDFSNVQPHCTELNFNITIS